A single genomic interval of Megalobrama amblycephala isolate DHTTF-2021 linkage group LG17, ASM1881202v1, whole genome shotgun sequence harbors:
- the pccb gene encoding propionyl-CoA carboxylase beta chain, mitochondrial: MATYTLMRSSLGLLHGLKCSFKSVGAVTQSRVLQNARCYSVSHVSVQERIEKKRKAALTGGGQLRIAAQHKRGKLTARERVELLLDPDSFVEYDMFVEHRCSDFGMEADHNKYPGDSVVTGQGRINGRLVYVFSQDFTVFGGSLSGAHAQKICKIMDQAMMVGAPVIGLNDSGGARIQEGVESLAGYADIFLRNVMASGVVPQISLIMGPCAGGAVYSPALTDFTFMVKDTSYLFITGPDVVKSVTNEDVTQEELGGAKTHTAVSGVAHRAFENDVDALLNLRDFFNFLPLSNKDPAPVLECHDPRDRLVPGLDTVVPFETTKAYDMLDIVHGIVDEREFFEIMPNYAKNIVVGFARMNGRTVGIVGNQPKVASGCLDINSSVKGARFVRFCDAFNIPIITFVDVPGFLPGTAQEYGGIIRHGAKLLYAFAEATVPKITVITRKAYGGAYDVMSSKHLRGDVNYAWPSAEVAVMGAKGAVQIIFRGKENQAEAEAEYVEKFANPFPAAVRGFVDDIIQPSTTRKRICRDLEVLASKKQTNPWKKHANIPL, translated from the exons ATGGCGACCTACACGTTAATGCGGAGTAGCCTGGGACTCTTACATGGcctaaaatgttcttttaaaagtGTAGGGGCAGTTACCCAGTCGAGAGTACTGCAAAATGCAAGGTGCTATTCTGTTAGCCATGTGTCTGTACAGGAGAGAATTGAGAAGAAACGAAAGGCAGCGCTTACAGGGGGAGGACAGCTGAGGATAGCTGCACAGCACAAAAGG GGTAAACTGACAGCGCGCGAGAGAGTGGAGCTCTTGCTGGACCCGGACTCGTTCGTGGAGTATGACATGTTTGTGGAGCATCGCTGTTCTGACTTTGGCATGGAGGCAGATCATAATAAG TACCCAGGGGACAGTGTAGTGACTGGACAGGGAAGGATCAATGGCAGACTGGTCTATGTTTTCAGCCAG GACTTCACCGTGTTCGGAGGCAGTTTATCAGGAGCTCATGCTCAGAAGATCTGCAAG ATCATGGACCAGGCAATGATGGTTGGAGCCCCAGTAATCGGTCTCAATGACTCTGGTGGAGCCCGCATTCAGGAAGGCGTCGAGTCCCTTGCAGGATATGCTGATATATTCTTG CGGAACGTGATGGCCTCTGGTGTAGTTCCTCAGATCTCTCTCATCATGGGCCCGTGTGCAGGTGGTGCCGTCTACTCGCCTGCTCTGACAGATTTTACCTTCATGGTAAAG GATACCTCCTACCTTTTTATCACAGGCCCAGATGTGGTAAAATCTGTAACAAATGAGGATGTTACCCAGGAGGAGTTGGGTGGAGCAAAAACCCACACCGCCGTGTCGG GTGTTGCTCATCGGGCCTTTGAGAATGACGTTGATGCCCTTCTGAACTTGCGAGACTTTTTCAACTTTCTCCCACTGAGCAACAAAGATCCAGCTCCAGTCCTTGAGTGCCATGATCCTCG TGACCGGCTGGTTCCTGGTTTGGACACTGTCGTTCCTTTTGAAACCACAAAAGCCTATGACATGCTGGACATTGTTCATGGT ATAGTAGATGAGAGAGAATTCTTTGAGATTATGCCCAACTACGCCAAAAATATTGTGGTGGGATTTGCCAGGATGAATGGTCGGACTGTAGGCATAGTAGGAAACCAGCCAAAAGTGGCTTCTG GCTGTTTGGACATCAATTCATCTGTTAAAGGGGCTCGCTTTGTTCGTTTCTGTGACGCCTTCAACATTCCCATCATCACATTTGTGGATGTGCCTGGATTCCTGCCAG GCACAGCTCAAGAGTACGGGGGCATCATCAGACACGGAGCCAAACTGCTGTATGCTTTTGCCGAGGCCACAGTTCCAAAAATCACTGTCATCACTAGGAAG GCATATGGAGGTGCTTATGATGTGATGAGTTCCAAACATTTGAGAGGAGACGTCAACTATGCCTGGCCGTCCGCTGAGGTCGCAGTGATGGGTGCAAAG GGTGCCGTTCAAATCATCTTCAGAGGAAAGGAGAATCAAGCCGAGGCCGAAGCTGAATATGTGGAGAAGTTTGCCAATCCCTTCCCTGCTGCTGTCAGAG GCTTTGTAGATGACATCATTCAGCCCTCAACCACACGCAAGAGGATCTGTAGAGACCTGGAGGTTCTCGCCAGCAAGAAACAGACCAACCCCTGGAAAAAACATGCTAACATTCCCTTATAA
- the msl2a gene encoding E3 ubiquitin-protein ligase MSL2a, which translates to MNPVNATALYVSACRSLLQCDPKDPETYGGLFNVLPFFRDSLSCLVCGNLLQEPLAPKNSSCQHCVCKGCKGKKMLLKPSCSWCKDYEQFEENNQLQILIDCYRSLCECVSMCVMTEQSALGVKGYPEVKKMLEEVLGVNQEHEEISSVKDTLDVPHLKMETDSSENSAEVKPSDLDKPSEQIPEELEAPKPVIADEPLRSNSELHMGTVTVNDAMCKVGTESLHFSAENTSTLEDLKSDIMNKEVSCEQTKSTAELCQHSLQSQTSGHPPQPQTGLTCLAAAHRKARLSRKRSRSESDSEMLQPLPITSLIQGPSVAATAPPKTAFEPKAPSPPAVVVTNGGVLKVNRAVLDSTKNIQINTDLANKKVQAKSKVAVPKAKGKAKDRLLSASVLPSQPPKVVYKKTQEKKGCKCGRATQNPSVLTCRGQRCPCYSNRKACLDCICRGCQNSYMANGEKKLEAFAVPEKALEQTRLTLGINLTSISVRNAGTNAAGVLSLSAGSPMASFLSSSADEDQSFEDALEMHFDC; encoded by the exons ATGAACCCGGTAAACGCCACCGCGCTGTACGTGTCGGCGTGTCGCTCTCTTCTGCAGTGCGACCCGAAGGATCCGGAGACATACGGAGGGCTGTTTAACGTCCTGCCTTTCTTTAGAGACTCCCTATCCTGCCTGGTGTGTG GAAATTTGCTTCAGGAGCCACTTGCTCCAAAAAATTCCTCCTGCCAGCACTGTGTTTGCAAGGGTTGTAAAGGCAAGAAAATGTTATTGAAGCCATCCTGCAGCTGGTGTAAAGACTATGAGCAATTTGAGGAGAATAATCAGCTCCAGATTCTGATCGACTGCTACAGGAGTCTCTGCGAGTGTGTCTCAATGTGCGTCATGACAGAGCAGAGTGCCTTGGGGGTCAAAGGTTACCCTGAGGTCAAGAAgatgctggaagaggtgttggGGGTGAATCAGGAACATGAAGAGATCAGTTCTGTCAAAGACACTTTAGATGTTCCTCATCTCAAAATGGAGACAGACTCCTCAGAAAACTCTGCTGAAGTCAAGCCGAGCGATCTGGACAAACCCTCTGAGCAGATCCCAGAGGAACTAGAGGCCCCCAAGCCCGTCATTGCTGACGAACCTCTGAGATCTAACTCGGAACTACACATGGGTACTGTCACTGTTAACGATGCAATGTGCAAAGTTGGCACCGAATCGTTGCACTTTAGTGCAGAGAACACAAGTACCTTAGAGGACCTAAAATCTGACATTATGAACAAGGAGGTTTCATGTGAACAGACTAAATCAACAGCAGAGCTATGTCAGCACTCATTACAGTCCCAAACCAGCGGACACCCGCCACAGCCTCAGACGGGCCTGACGTGCCTCGCCGCAGCCCACAGAAAAGCACGCCTGAGCCGAAAGCGCTCTCGCTCTGAGAGTGACAGTGAGATGCTCCAACCTCTGCCCATCACCAGCCTCATCCAGGGGCCATCGGTAGCGGCCACAGCTCCACCGAAAACAGCATTTGAACCGAAAGCACCCTCACCGCCTGCTGTCGTGGTCACTAACGGAGGCGTTTTGAAGGTCAACAGGGCCGTGTTGGATTCAACTAAAAATATCCAGATAAACACAGACCTTGCTAATAAGAAAGTTCAGGCCAAGTCTAAAGTGGCCGTCCCGAAGGCGAAGGGCAAGGCGAAGGACAGGCTGCTCTCGGCTAGCGTGTTACCAAGCCAGCCTCCTAAAGTCGTATACAAAAAGACGCAAGAGAAAAAAGGCTGCAAGTGTGGGCGAGCCACCCAGAATCCAAGTGTTCTTACCTGCAGGGGTCAAAGGTGCCCCTGCTACTCCAACCGTAAGGCCTGTTTGGACTGCATCTGCAGGGGCTGCCAGAACTCGTACATGGCCAACGGCGAGAAGAAACTGGAGGCTTTCGCCGTGCCTGAAAAAGCCCTGGAGCAGACCAGGCTCACTCTCGGCATCAACCTCACCAGTATTTCGGTCAGAAACGCTGGCACGAACGCTGCCGGGGTCCTCAGCCTGTCCGCCGGCTCGCCTATGGCCTCTTTCCTCTCGTCCAGCGCCGACGAGGACCAGAGTTTTGAAGATGCTCTCGAGATGCATTTTGACTGTTGA
- the nceh1a gene encoding neutral cholesterol ester hydrolase 1a isoform X4, with the protein MMKLLCGITLLLAVAVAYYIYIPLPRAISEPWKLMVLDATFRGVVSMGDVAHSLGLSHRVHVINSAIINFESLVPVTNQEIQAEDVLFDGVHVRVYHPPGREEKLRRAVMFIHGGGWALCAPKLGSYDSLCRQMAADLDAVVVTVDYRMAPDVRFPVQYDECVQAAKHFLRPEVLAQYSVDPERVAVCGDSAGGNLAAAVAQRIGIDNSTSVKFKLQVLIYPVLQALDFNTASYQQNQNVPILYRTLMARFWLEYLDGDLDLMHSIIKNKHTAQDQNQNLLSLSRSKLNWTNLLPKRLIKDYKPIFPLTGSPKILKDLPALLDARAAPLLAEDEVLRMTPRAYILTGEHDVLRDDGMMYARRLELAGVSVTNDHYEDGFHGCVTFAFWPCYFSVGIRAVQNYIAWLDEHL; encoded by the exons ATGATGAAGTTGCTTTGCGGTATTACCTTGTTATTAGCAGTTGCTGTTGCCTATTACATCTACATCCCATTGCCTAGGGCAATTTCAGAGCCATGGAAACTGATGGTGTTGGATGCCACATTCCGAGGAGTTGTAAGTATG GGAGATGTTGCTCACTCACTGGGTTTGAGCCATAGAGTCCACGTTATCAACTCCGCCATAATCAATTTTGAGAGTTTGGTGCCCGTCACAAACCAAGAGATCCAGGCTGAAGATGTCCTGTTTGATGGGGTCCATGTGCGTGTATACCACCCTCCTGGACGGGAAGAAAAGCTGAGGAGAGCAGTTATGTTTATCCACGGAGGTGGATGGGCCTTGTGTGCTCCAA AGTTGGGGTCATATGACAGTCTCTGCAGACAAATGGCAGCTGATCTGGACGCTGTGGTTGTGACGGTGGA TTATCGCATGGCTCCTGATGTGCGCTTCCCTGTGCAGTATGACGAGTGTGTGCAGGCTGCTAAGCACTTCCTGAGGCCAGAAGTGCTGGCGCAGTACTCGGTCGATCCAGAGCGAGTGGCAGTGTGTGGGGACAGTGCTGGAGGGAACCTGGCCGCTGCAGTGGCTCAGCGG ATTGGAATAGACAACAGTACTTCTGTGAAATTCAAACTTCAGGTCTTGATTTACCCAGTGCTCCAGGCGCTAGACTTCAATACAGCTTCCTATCAGCAGAACCAGAATGTTCCCATCCTGTATCGCACGCTAATGGCCCGCTTCTGGTTGGAGTACTTAGACGGCGACCTTGACCTCATGCACTCCATTATAAAGAACAAACACACCGCCCAAGACCAAAACCAAAACCTGCTGTCCTTGAGTCGTTCAAAACTAAACTGGACCAATCTCCTCCCCAAACGACTGATAAAAGATTATAAGCCTATTTTTCCGCTGACTGGCTCTCCTAAAATCTTAAAGGATTTACCAGCATTACTGGATGCCAGAGCCGCTCCGTTACTGGCGGAGGACGAGGTTTTGCGTATGACGCCACGTGCTTACATTCTGACCGGTGAGCATGATGTTTTGAGGGATGATGGGATGATGTATGCCCGCAGGCTGGAGCTGGCAGGGGTCTCTGTCACTAATGACCATTACGAAGATGGTTTCCATGGCTGTGTGACCTTTGCTTTCTGGCCCTGCTACTTCTCTGTGGGAATAAGGGCAGTGCAGAATTATATTGCTTGGCTTGACGAACATTTATAG
- the nceh1a gene encoding neutral cholesterol ester hydrolase 1a isoform X3 has product MARNGFDRRAQHTCTACMDCAPERREERHHSMMKLLCGITLLLAVAVAYYIYIPLPRAISEPWKLMVLDATFRGVVSMGDVAHSLGLSHRVHVINSAIINFESLVPVTNQEIQAEDVLFDGVHVRVYHPPGREEKLRRAVMFIHGGGWALCAPKLGSYDSLCRQMAADLDAVVVTVDYRMAPDVRFPVQYDECVQAAKHFLRPEVLAQYSVDPERVAVCGDSAGGNLAAAVAQRIGIDNSTSVKFKLQVLIYPVLQALDFNTASYQQNQNVPILYRTLMARFWLEYLDGDLDLMHSIIKNKHTAQDQNQNLLSLSRSKLNWTNLLPKRLIKDYKPIFPLTGSPKILKDLPALLDARAAPLLAEDEVLRMTPRAYILTGEHDVLRDDGMMYARRLELAGVSVTNDHYEDGFHGCVTFAFWPCYFSVGIRAVQNYIAWLDEHL; this is encoded by the exons ATGGCTAGGAATGGTTTCGACAGAAGAGCTCAGCACACGTGCACTGCATGCATGGACTGTG CTCCAGAGAGAAGGGAAGAGAGACATCACTCCATGATGAAGTTGCTTTGCGGTATTACCTTGTTATTAGCAGTTGCTGTTGCCTATTACATCTACATCCCATTGCCTAGGGCAATTTCAGAGCCATGGAAACTGATGGTGTTGGATGCCACATTCCGAGGAGTTGTAAGTATG GGAGATGTTGCTCACTCACTGGGTTTGAGCCATAGAGTCCACGTTATCAACTCCGCCATAATCAATTTTGAGAGTTTGGTGCCCGTCACAAACCAAGAGATCCAGGCTGAAGATGTCCTGTTTGATGGGGTCCATGTGCGTGTATACCACCCTCCTGGACGGGAAGAAAAGCTGAGGAGAGCAGTTATGTTTATCCACGGAGGTGGATGGGCCTTGTGTGCTCCAA AGTTGGGGTCATATGACAGTCTCTGCAGACAAATGGCAGCTGATCTGGACGCTGTGGTTGTGACGGTGGA TTATCGCATGGCTCCTGATGTGCGCTTCCCTGTGCAGTATGACGAGTGTGTGCAGGCTGCTAAGCACTTCCTGAGGCCAGAAGTGCTGGCGCAGTACTCGGTCGATCCAGAGCGAGTGGCAGTGTGTGGGGACAGTGCTGGAGGGAACCTGGCCGCTGCAGTGGCTCAGCGG ATTGGAATAGACAACAGTACTTCTGTGAAATTCAAACTTCAGGTCTTGATTTACCCAGTGCTCCAGGCGCTAGACTTCAATACAGCTTCCTATCAGCAGAACCAGAATGTTCCCATCCTGTATCGCACGCTAATGGCCCGCTTCTGGTTGGAGTACTTAGACGGCGACCTTGACCTCATGCACTCCATTATAAAGAACAAACACACCGCCCAAGACCAAAACCAAAACCTGCTGTCCTTGAGTCGTTCAAAACTAAACTGGACCAATCTCCTCCCCAAACGACTGATAAAAGATTATAAGCCTATTTTTCCGCTGACTGGCTCTCCTAAAATCTTAAAGGATTTACCAGCATTACTGGATGCCAGAGCCGCTCCGTTACTGGCGGAGGACGAGGTTTTGCGTATGACGCCACGTGCTTACATTCTGACCGGTGAGCATGATGTTTTGAGGGATGATGGGATGATGTATGCCCGCAGGCTGGAGCTGGCAGGGGTCTCTGTCACTAATGACCATTACGAAGATGGTTTCCATGGCTGTGTGACCTTTGCTTTCTGGCCCTGCTACTTCTCTGTGGGAATAAGGGCAGTGCAGAATTATATTGCTTGGCTTGACGAACATTTATAG
- the nceh1a gene encoding neutral cholesterol ester hydrolase 1a isoform X2 yields the protein MVSTEELSTRALHAWTVVRRDYAPERREERHHSMMKLLCGITLLLAVAVAYYIYIPLPRAISEPWKLMVLDATFRGVVSMGDVAHSLGLSHRVHVINSAIINFESLVPVTNQEIQAEDVLFDGVHVRVYHPPGREEKLRRAVMFIHGGGWALCAPKLGSYDSLCRQMAADLDAVVVTVDYRMAPDVRFPVQYDECVQAAKHFLRPEVLAQYSVDPERVAVCGDSAGGNLAAAVAQRIGIDNSTSVKFKLQVLIYPVLQALDFNTASYQQNQNVPILYRTLMARFWLEYLDGDLDLMHSIIKNKHTAQDQNQNLLSLSRSKLNWTNLLPKRLIKDYKPIFPLTGSPKILKDLPALLDARAAPLLAEDEVLRMTPRAYILTGEHDVLRDDGMMYARRLELAGVSVTNDHYEDGFHGCVTFAFWPCYFSVGIRAVQNYIAWLDEHL from the exons ATGGTTTCGACAGAAGAGCTCAGCACACGTGCACTGCATGCATGGACTGTGGTGAGGAGAGATTATG CTCCAGAGAGAAGGGAAGAGAGACATCACTCCATGATGAAGTTGCTTTGCGGTATTACCTTGTTATTAGCAGTTGCTGTTGCCTATTACATCTACATCCCATTGCCTAGGGCAATTTCAGAGCCATGGAAACTGATGGTGTTGGATGCCACATTCCGAGGAGTTGTAAGTATG GGAGATGTTGCTCACTCACTGGGTTTGAGCCATAGAGTCCACGTTATCAACTCCGCCATAATCAATTTTGAGAGTTTGGTGCCCGTCACAAACCAAGAGATCCAGGCTGAAGATGTCCTGTTTGATGGGGTCCATGTGCGTGTATACCACCCTCCTGGACGGGAAGAAAAGCTGAGGAGAGCAGTTATGTTTATCCACGGAGGTGGATGGGCCTTGTGTGCTCCAA AGTTGGGGTCATATGACAGTCTCTGCAGACAAATGGCAGCTGATCTGGACGCTGTGGTTGTGACGGTGGA TTATCGCATGGCTCCTGATGTGCGCTTCCCTGTGCAGTATGACGAGTGTGTGCAGGCTGCTAAGCACTTCCTGAGGCCAGAAGTGCTGGCGCAGTACTCGGTCGATCCAGAGCGAGTGGCAGTGTGTGGGGACAGTGCTGGAGGGAACCTGGCCGCTGCAGTGGCTCAGCGG ATTGGAATAGACAACAGTACTTCTGTGAAATTCAAACTTCAGGTCTTGATTTACCCAGTGCTCCAGGCGCTAGACTTCAATACAGCTTCCTATCAGCAGAACCAGAATGTTCCCATCCTGTATCGCACGCTAATGGCCCGCTTCTGGTTGGAGTACTTAGACGGCGACCTTGACCTCATGCACTCCATTATAAAGAACAAACACACCGCCCAAGACCAAAACCAAAACCTGCTGTCCTTGAGTCGTTCAAAACTAAACTGGACCAATCTCCTCCCCAAACGACTGATAAAAGATTATAAGCCTATTTTTCCGCTGACTGGCTCTCCTAAAATCTTAAAGGATTTACCAGCATTACTGGATGCCAGAGCCGCTCCGTTACTGGCGGAGGACGAGGTTTTGCGTATGACGCCACGTGCTTACATTCTGACCGGTGAGCATGATGTTTTGAGGGATGATGGGATGATGTATGCCCGCAGGCTGGAGCTGGCAGGGGTCTCTGTCACTAATGACCATTACGAAGATGGTTTCCATGGCTGTGTGACCTTTGCTTTCTGGCCCTGCTACTTCTCTGTGGGAATAAGGGCAGTGCAGAATTATATTGCTTGGCTTGACGAACATTTATAG
- the nceh1a gene encoding neutral cholesterol ester hydrolase 1a isoform X5 codes for MMSLAISEPWKLMVLDATFRGVVSMGDVAHSLGLSHRVHVINSAIINFESLVPVTNQEIQAEDVLFDGVHVRVYHPPGREEKLRRAVMFIHGGGWALCAPKLGSYDSLCRQMAADLDAVVVTVDYRMAPDVRFPVQYDECVQAAKHFLRPEVLAQYSVDPERVAVCGDSAGGNLAAAVAQRIGIDNSTSVKFKLQVLIYPVLQALDFNTASYQQNQNVPILYRTLMARFWLEYLDGDLDLMHSIIKNKHTAQDQNQNLLSLSRSKLNWTNLLPKRLIKDYKPIFPLTGSPKILKDLPALLDARAAPLLAEDEVLRMTPRAYILTGEHDVLRDDGMMYARRLELAGVSVTNDHYEDGFHGCVTFAFWPCYFSVGIRAVQNYIAWLDEHL; via the exons ATGATGTCATT GGCAATTTCAGAGCCATGGAAACTGATGGTGTTGGATGCCACATTCCGAGGAGTTGTAAGTATG GGAGATGTTGCTCACTCACTGGGTTTGAGCCATAGAGTCCACGTTATCAACTCCGCCATAATCAATTTTGAGAGTTTGGTGCCCGTCACAAACCAAGAGATCCAGGCTGAAGATGTCCTGTTTGATGGGGTCCATGTGCGTGTATACCACCCTCCTGGACGGGAAGAAAAGCTGAGGAGAGCAGTTATGTTTATCCACGGAGGTGGATGGGCCTTGTGTGCTCCAA AGTTGGGGTCATATGACAGTCTCTGCAGACAAATGGCAGCTGATCTGGACGCTGTGGTTGTGACGGTGGA TTATCGCATGGCTCCTGATGTGCGCTTCCCTGTGCAGTATGACGAGTGTGTGCAGGCTGCTAAGCACTTCCTGAGGCCAGAAGTGCTGGCGCAGTACTCGGTCGATCCAGAGCGAGTGGCAGTGTGTGGGGACAGTGCTGGAGGGAACCTGGCCGCTGCAGTGGCTCAGCGG ATTGGAATAGACAACAGTACTTCTGTGAAATTCAAACTTCAGGTCTTGATTTACCCAGTGCTCCAGGCGCTAGACTTCAATACAGCTTCCTATCAGCAGAACCAGAATGTTCCCATCCTGTATCGCACGCTAATGGCCCGCTTCTGGTTGGAGTACTTAGACGGCGACCTTGACCTCATGCACTCCATTATAAAGAACAAACACACCGCCCAAGACCAAAACCAAAACCTGCTGTCCTTGAGTCGTTCAAAACTAAACTGGACCAATCTCCTCCCCAAACGACTGATAAAAGATTATAAGCCTATTTTTCCGCTGACTGGCTCTCCTAAAATCTTAAAGGATTTACCAGCATTACTGGATGCCAGAGCCGCTCCGTTACTGGCGGAGGACGAGGTTTTGCGTATGACGCCACGTGCTTACATTCTGACCGGTGAGCATGATGTTTTGAGGGATGATGGGATGATGTATGCCCGCAGGCTGGAGCTGGCAGGGGTCTCTGTCACTAATGACCATTACGAAGATGGTTTCCATGGCTGTGTGACCTTTGCTTTCTGGCCCTGCTACTTCTCTGTGGGAATAAGGGCAGTGCAGAATTATATTGCTTGGCTTGACGAACATTTATAG
- the nceh1a gene encoding neutral cholesterol ester hydrolase 1a isoform X1 gives MKTTFPRMLYDYPQEVTVTSKKIFVELHNVILSKPLIAPERREERHHSMMKLLCGITLLLAVAVAYYIYIPLPRAISEPWKLMVLDATFRGVVSMGDVAHSLGLSHRVHVINSAIINFESLVPVTNQEIQAEDVLFDGVHVRVYHPPGREEKLRRAVMFIHGGGWALCAPKLGSYDSLCRQMAADLDAVVVTVDYRMAPDVRFPVQYDECVQAAKHFLRPEVLAQYSVDPERVAVCGDSAGGNLAAAVAQRIGIDNSTSVKFKLQVLIYPVLQALDFNTASYQQNQNVPILYRTLMARFWLEYLDGDLDLMHSIIKNKHTAQDQNQNLLSLSRSKLNWTNLLPKRLIKDYKPIFPLTGSPKILKDLPALLDARAAPLLAEDEVLRMTPRAYILTGEHDVLRDDGMMYARRLELAGVSVTNDHYEDGFHGCVTFAFWPCYFSVGIRAVQNYIAWLDEHL, from the exons ATGAagactacatttcccagaatGCTATATGATTATCCACAGGAAGTAACAGTAActtcaaaaaaaatctttgtagAATTGCACAATGTCATATTGTCTAAACCCCTGATAGCTCCAGAGAGAAGGGAAGAGAGACATCACTCCATGATGAAGTTGCTTTGCGGTATTACCTTGTTATTAGCAGTTGCTGTTGCCTATTACATCTACATCCCATTGCCTAGGGCAATTTCAGAGCCATGGAAACTGATGGTGTTGGATGCCACATTCCGAGGAGTTGTAAGTATG GGAGATGTTGCTCACTCACTGGGTTTGAGCCATAGAGTCCACGTTATCAACTCCGCCATAATCAATTTTGAGAGTTTGGTGCCCGTCACAAACCAAGAGATCCAGGCTGAAGATGTCCTGTTTGATGGGGTCCATGTGCGTGTATACCACCCTCCTGGACGGGAAGAAAAGCTGAGGAGAGCAGTTATGTTTATCCACGGAGGTGGATGGGCCTTGTGTGCTCCAA AGTTGGGGTCATATGACAGTCTCTGCAGACAAATGGCAGCTGATCTGGACGCTGTGGTTGTGACGGTGGA TTATCGCATGGCTCCTGATGTGCGCTTCCCTGTGCAGTATGACGAGTGTGTGCAGGCTGCTAAGCACTTCCTGAGGCCAGAAGTGCTGGCGCAGTACTCGGTCGATCCAGAGCGAGTGGCAGTGTGTGGGGACAGTGCTGGAGGGAACCTGGCCGCTGCAGTGGCTCAGCGG ATTGGAATAGACAACAGTACTTCTGTGAAATTCAAACTTCAGGTCTTGATTTACCCAGTGCTCCAGGCGCTAGACTTCAATACAGCTTCCTATCAGCAGAACCAGAATGTTCCCATCCTGTATCGCACGCTAATGGCCCGCTTCTGGTTGGAGTACTTAGACGGCGACCTTGACCTCATGCACTCCATTATAAAGAACAAACACACCGCCCAAGACCAAAACCAAAACCTGCTGTCCTTGAGTCGTTCAAAACTAAACTGGACCAATCTCCTCCCCAAACGACTGATAAAAGATTATAAGCCTATTTTTCCGCTGACTGGCTCTCCTAAAATCTTAAAGGATTTACCAGCATTACTGGATGCCAGAGCCGCTCCGTTACTGGCGGAGGACGAGGTTTTGCGTATGACGCCACGTGCTTACATTCTGACCGGTGAGCATGATGTTTTGAGGGATGATGGGATGATGTATGCCCGCAGGCTGGAGCTGGCAGGGGTCTCTGTCACTAATGACCATTACGAAGATGGTTTCCATGGCTGTGTGACCTTTGCTTTCTGGCCCTGCTACTTCTCTGTGGGAATAAGGGCAGTGCAGAATTATATTGCTTGGCTTGACGAACATTTATAG